The DNA segment CGTCAAGGAATAGGCAGGACGCTGCTGTGTTATGTAATCGAGCGTTATTCAGAAGCAACGCTGTTCGAGGTTACAGCCGGTACATTAAATGCCCCGGCTGTAGCACTATATACGCAGCAGGGTTTTGTAGCTGCAGGTACGGCTATGGCCATGCCGAATGTGGAATTAACGATATATCAGCTTGTTCCTGTGAAACTCTCCTCTTAGTAGGAGGGTTTCTTTGTATTTGCGCCAGTACATTCCAAGTTACGAATGGGTGTGAAATCGGTTATTATTAATATAATTAGTCAAAGAAGGTTTAATCGCTCACGGCAGCTTGCTAATGAGGAGGATGGATATGATGCAAGGCAGAATGAATATGAATGATGCCATGCAGCAGAGTCAACAGCTTGCGGCAAAAAAGGCGAATAAGCGCTACAGCCCCAGACGACTCAAACGCAAGTTTATGGCGTGTATGCTGTCGGCCTTGTTCCCGGGCCTCGGCCATCTCTATTTGCGGATGTTTTGGCGCGGAATAGCTATCATATATTTTTTAATCCTGGATGCTTCAGCATTGATTTATTTTTCGTCCGTTCGAATGACGATTAATATACCATTTTTATTTTTACTGGGAATTCTAATCCCTGTTATGTATTTCTACAGCATTTATGATGTGCTTCAATCTACCGATGCTGTCAATGCGAGGGTAAAGGGCGAGAAGGATGATTCCCGGGTAGGAATCCCTCGATCGGCTGATCATGTCTGGAAAGGGACTCTCTCTGGACTTGGGCTAATGGCAGGCGGTGGGGTCATATTTTTGCTTAGTCAGAAGCCGCCTTGGCTTGCAGACATCATTCAAGCAAGTGCAGGATATGTGGTATCCATGCTGTTGATCCTGAACGGCGTGTTGTTTATGATCCGGGAGTGTCGCCGAAGGAGGTATAGAACCGGCCGGCTGACGGCCGCCTTACTGCTTATCGGTGTAGGTCTTATTCTCCTAACGGATGTTGCGTTTGGCAGCAATTTTATGCTTCATCTGTTGAATTGGTGGCCACTGCTGCTTGTAGTTGCTGGGATTGAGCACATATATGTGATTCTGTGGAACCGTCGAAAAACCGCTCATGCGTTAAGACTGCTTCGTGTTGACATTAAAGGACTGTTGCTTTCGCTGTTTGCAGCATTCTCTGTGTTCGCGGTAACGCAGCAGGATCATTATATGCATTTATGGAACCGAGTCAGTCTCGATTTGACAACTGCCAGCACAGACTTCAGCGCGGAGGAAGGGTACAACTTAGTGAAGGAGTCCCTGGAAATTCCTATCGATTTAAGTACCGAGCAAATTATTATTAATGGCATAAATGGAAATATCGACGTAAGAAGAGCAGAGATTGAAGGGATTCGCGTGGAGAGCACGGTGTGGGTAGATCAGCTGCCGATTGAGGAAGCTCGGACTGTGGCAGAGGATACAGAGCTCCAGGCGACGACAGGGAAGGCGTTAACTCTGAATGTGAAAGATAGGGTCTATGGTGCTTCCGGCAAAAGGCATCCTCGTTTGAATATGACGGTATATCTGCCGGAGAATCGTTTTTTGGATATCGATATCAGTACTTCAAGCGGAAAAATCAAAATGAGTGGAGTTCGCGCCTTAAAGCAAATTAAGCTGCAAACGGGTAATGGTGATGTGAGGCTGTGGGACGTTAATGGTGATGTGACGGCAAAGACGCTAAATGGAGATGCGGAAATGTATCGGATCTTTGGAAATGTCCATGCAGAGACCCAGGGCGGAAATATGATGGGAAACTTGATTACGGGAAAAGTCTCCATGTCCACATTAGTCGGCAATATCGCTTTGATGAATGTGGATGAGGATATCCATGCTACGACGAAGAATGGTAATATTACTATTAAAGGTGTGGCCGCTTCGTTGAAGGCTGAATCTTTGAATGGTAAGGTTGAGATTGAATCCCCACTAATTGCAGGAGATTGGAATGTCTATAGCGCGGTAGGAGAAATGATCTTAACTATTCCTGAAGAAGGAGATTATATGCTTCAGGGATCGAGCGGGTATGGCGATATTACAACGGACTTGCCATTTATCGTTGATAATAAAGCAATAAATGGAATTGTTGGCACGGGAGAATATTTAGTAAAGATTGAAGGAAACAGCAATTTGTTTGTCATTAAACAATGAACTCGTTGTTTGTCAGGTTCACACTCTAGCCTGCGGGCTCGCCACTCAATTGACAAACGAATTATTGTAAAAGTACAATAAGTTTTAAGAAGATAGAAGAGGATGAGCAACCAACCTCTTAAAGGCGGTGACAATATGACTACGCGGGTACAGCATGCTCTGGATCAATTGAAACAGAGCGGGGTTCGAATTACACCGCAGCGTCATGCCATTTTAACGTTTCTTATGGAATCGATGGGCCATCCGACGGCAGACGAAATCTACCGTGCATTAGCGCCTCGTTTTCCCAATATGAGCGTGGCAACAGTATATAATAATCTCAAAATGTTTATTGAAGCTGGTATGGTTCGGGAATTAACATATGGTGATAATTCCAGTCGTTTTGACGCGGACGTCTCGAATCATTATCATGTAATATGTGAGAAGTGTGGCAAAATTAAAGACTTCACATATTCCTCGTTGGAGGATGTGGAACAAAAGGCCGAAGAGATGACCGGCTTCCAGGTGCATGGTCACCGAATGGAGCTTTATGGGGTTTGCGGCGATTGCCGGGAACAATAATCATTTGACCTGCGGGTTTGGAAGAACGTGACGGATTCCTTCGTGAATTCTTCACGTTTTTGTTTTTTTGAGGCTGTATGAGTTTTGCTACGTCGCAATTAATACTATATTTATGGAGGTACTGTGCATTGAAAAGT comes from the Paenibacillus lentus genome and includes:
- a CDS encoding Fur family transcriptional regulator, with the protein product MTTRVQHALDQLKQSGVRITPQRHAILTFLMESMGHPTADEIYRALAPRFPNMSVATVYNNLKMFIEAGMVRELTYGDNSSRFDADVSNHYHVICEKCGKIKDFTYSSLEDVEQKAEEMTGFQVHGHRMELYGVCGDCREQ
- a CDS encoding DUF4097 family beta strand repeat-containing protein; translated protein: MMQGRMNMNDAMQQSQQLAAKKANKRYSPRRLKRKFMACMLSALFPGLGHLYLRMFWRGIAIIYFLILDASALIYFSSVRMTINIPFLFLLGILIPVMYFYSIYDVLQSTDAVNARVKGEKDDSRVGIPRSADHVWKGTLSGLGLMAGGGVIFLLSQKPPWLADIIQASAGYVVSMLLILNGVLFMIRECRRRRYRTGRLTAALLLIGVGLILLTDVAFGSNFMLHLLNWWPLLLVVAGIEHIYVILWNRRKTAHALRLLRVDIKGLLLSLFAAFSVFAVTQQDHYMHLWNRVSLDLTTASTDFSAEEGYNLVKESLEIPIDLSTEQIIINGINGNIDVRRAEIEGIRVESTVWVDQLPIEEARTVAEDTELQATTGKALTLNVKDRVYGASGKRHPRLNMTVYLPENRFLDIDISTSSGKIKMSGVRALKQIKLQTGNGDVRLWDVNGDVTAKTLNGDAEMYRIFGNVHAETQGGNMMGNLITGKVSMSTLVGNIALMNVDEDIHATTKNGNITIKGVAASLKAESLNGKVEIESPLIAGDWNVYSAVGEMILTIPEEGDYMLQGSSGYGDITTDLPFIVDNKAINGIVGTGEYLVKIEGNSNLFVIKQ